The DNA window CCACAAGAGTGCCGTCGGCCTCGCAGCGGGTCGCCGCTGTCTGTACTTTCATCGCGTGCGATCGAAGGAATGGATTTATGAGGCGGCGGTTCGCGCTGCCATCCCCGCGCTCCGGATCGCGGCACCGCTGAACGAGCGACTCCGCCGTGGCGTGCAGGGCCGACGGTCTTCCGTGCATTCCCTGCACGCATGGGCGACCGCCCATCGCGACGCGGACCGGCCCCTCCTGTGGCTGCACGCACCGTCCGTCGGCGAAGCGTTGATGGCGCAGGCCATCCTGTCGGCCGCGCGGGCGGCGCGACCGGATCTGCAATCGATCTTCACGTATTTCTCGCCGTCCGCCGAGCGCATCGCACCGCGCGTCGGTGCCGACTGGCATGGCTACCTGCCGTGGGACCGCACCTCCGATGTCCATGCTGCGCTGGATGCAGCACGGCCGCATTGCGTCGCGTTCGTCCGCACCGAGATCTGGCCCGTGCTGGTGAGAGAGGCTGCGGCACGGCAGGTGAGCGTGCTGATGGTGAACGGAGTCATGTCACCCGACTCGAGTCGACTTGGACGCGGCGCCCGGATGCTGCTGGGGGAGGCGTACCGCAGGCTCGACGCCGTCGGAGTCGTGTCCGCGGAGGATGCCGCATGCTTCGCCCTGCTGGGCATCGATCGCACCCGACTGGTCATCACCGGCGATGCCCGCTTCGACCAGGTGTGGCAGCGCGTGCAGCAGATCGATCGCAGCCGGCCGCTGCTGCTGCCGTTCCGCGCGCATGGCGGGCCCTGGCTCGTCTGCGGCAGCACGTGGACGGCGGACGAGGACCACCTCATTGCGGCCATGAAGGATTCGCCCGCGTGGCGCGCGATCATCGCGCCACACGAGCCGACACCGGAGCATGTCGATCGTCTCGAGCACCGGCTGACGCAGGCCGGACTGAAGCACGTGCGACTCGCAGCCGATTCCGGTGGCGCCGCCGCGATCGCGAACGATGTCGACGTGGTCGTGGTGGACCGAGTGGGCGTGCTCGCGGACCTGTACGCGATCGCCGACGTGGCCTATGTCGGCGGCGGGTTCGGCACGGCCGGTCTGCACTCCGTGGTCGAGCCGGCAGCACTGGCAGTGCCGGTCGTGTACGGCCCGCGTCATGGCAATGCGCGCGAGGCCGAACGGCTGCGTCAGGCGGGTGGCGGTTTCGTCGCGGGCGACGGCGCGCTGCTCGGCTCCGTGCTGCGGCGGCTTTTCGCGGACCCGGAGGTGCGGGCGCACGCGGGCGCCGCGGCGCAGCGATTCGTGGAGCGGGACCGGGGCGGGGCCCAGGCGAGTGCGCGGTTGATCCTGGATCGGCTGTAGGCCGGACAGTCGAACGGATGGTGTCAGGTTGTCATGGGCGTGGGAACGTGCACGGGCATGTGGAAGGCGCACGCACACGTTTACGGGCAGAGGCACGGGCACTGTCGAACATTCTGCCCGTACAACCGTCCTCCGCGCAGCGCCCCTGCCCCGGCAGTAGTCGGGGAAGGTGACTCACGAGAAGGAAGGCTGGCTGCCTCTGCCCGTGCCCCTAAACGTGTGCGTGCGCCTCCACATGCCCCTGCCTCTGCCCATTGCCCATGACAACCTGACACCGCCGTTCCATCCCCCGCAGCCAGTCGGGCACAACGGTTCCGATTGGTCCGGCTGGTGTCTACACCGCGTCGTTGCTCTTCTCCCGCGGCCCCTCCGACTGCGGCGGATTCTCCAGCTGCGCGATGTCCTCGCCATCCTTCTCATCCTGCGTGGTCAGCCGCTCCTGTTCCGGCGCGTCCTGCTCCACCGCGCGGTGCGGTGCGTGCTTGTCCGGATCGTGCTGACGCTTGTCCTCTTCCTGCAGCCCGCGGTTGCGCGTCTCACGCTCCGCCTCGGAGCTCTTGTCCCGCCCCGCCGACTTGGGATTTCGATCGGTCATTCATCGCCTCCAGTATGTGTTCGTCTGCCTTCCTTCCACGTGGCAGAAAGTGGACCGTTTCGGATTGACCGGCACCCGTCTCCCGGCTAGCTTCCTAACTCATGGGAGGATACTCAGTTACCATTGCGCCACGGATCCTGGCTGGACTCCGGCGCGAGGCGGGCGCTACCGCGCCGATGGAATGCTGCGGCGCGCTCATCGGAGTCGTCGGCGGCCGTGAGATCGAGATCCGCACGCTGATCCCGGTCCCGAATACGGCGCCGGACCATTCCAGCTTCTTCATTGATGCGCCGACCGTGCTGCGGCTCGAGCGGCAGGCGGTCTGCGCCGGCGTGCAGGTGGTCGGCTTCTATCATTCGCACCCCCTGACGTCGGCGGAGCCATCGTCGCGCGACCTGGAGCTGGCGGTTCCCGGTTACGTGTACGTGATCATCGATGTGCCGCGCGGCAGCATCCGCTGCTGGCGGCTGCGCGATGACCGCAGCGGCTTCGACGAGCTGCGCGTCTCACTGCTCGCGGGCGCTGCGTGAGCGCAGTCGTGCAGCTCCCGACGGCGCTGCGCGAATACACGGCCGGCGCGTCCCGCATCGAGATCGACGCACCCGATGTCGGTGCGGCGTTGTCGCGTCTCTCCGAGCAGCATCCTCTGCTGCGTCGCCATCTCTACACCGACTCCGGCCAGCTGCGCGGCTACGTTCGGGTATATCTGAACGAGAGCGATCTGGACGAGCTGGAGCATGGCGCCCGCACGCCGCTCAGCGCTGGCGACGTCATCCTCATCGTGCCGAGCATTGCCGGCGGTGAAGGCCCGCCGGCGCCGGGCGAGCCGTTCTCGCGCGACGAGATGAGCCGCTACGCGCGCCATTTCTCGCTGCCGGACGTCGGACGGGAAGGGCAGGAGAAGCTACGGGCGGCGCGTGTGGCCATTGTCGGCGCGGGCGGCCTGGGCTCCCCCATTTCGCTCTACCTCGCGGCGGCGGGTGTCGGTCGCATCGGCATCATCGACTTCGACGTCGTCGATCTGAGCAACCTGCAGCGGCAGGTGCTCTATGCTACCGGTGATGTGGGACGCAGGAAGGTCGACGTGGCCGCGGCGCGGCTGCGCGCCATGAACCCGAACGTGGACGTCGTCACGTTCGACGTGCGGCTCACGCGAGCCAATGCGCTCGAGATCCTGAGCGACTTCGACGTCGTGATCGACGGCACGGACAACTTCCCGACGCGATACCTGGTCAACGACGCGTGCGTACTGCTCGGAAAGCCGTATGTCTACGGGTCCATCCTGCGCTTCGAGGGGCAGGTCTCTGTATTCACCGGGCGCACCGCCCCCTGCTACCGCTGCCTGTTCCGCGAGCCGCCACCGCCCGGGCTCGTCCCGAGCTGCGCGGAAGGCGGCGTGCTGGGCGTGCTGCCCGGCATCATCGGCTCGCTGCAGGCGCTCGAGGCGATCAAGCTGATCATCGGCACCGGCTCCACTCTGATCGGGCGGCTCGCCCTGTTCGATGCACTCACGTTCCAGTGGCGCGAGCTCAGGCTGCGCCGCAATCCCGACTGTCCCGTGTGCGGCGACCACCCGACCGTCACCGCTCTCATCGATTACGACGAGTTCTGTGCTCCCGGAGAACAAGACATGGATCAACCGCAGGCGCCCAATGTCATCCAGACCATCACGCCGATCGAGCTGAAACAGCGCCTCGACGCAGGCGAGAAGATCGCGATCATCGACGTGCGCGAGGAGTTCGAATGGGACATCGCCAACCTGGGGCAGTTCGGCGCCCGCCTCATTCCGCTCGATCAGATCCTGGACCGCCGCACCGAGATCGACCCGGATGAGGACGCCGTCGTGCTCTGCCGCTCCGGATCGCGCAGTGCGGGCGCCATTCGCCAGCTGCGCGCCCACGGCTACGACCGCCTCATGAACCTGAAGGGCGGAATCCGGCGCTGGGCGGAGGAGATCGATCCGGGCATGCCGACGTATTAGGTACGGCGCGTGCGGCTCAAGGGCCTGCAGCCGCGCGGCCGGAGTCGAAATGTGCAGTTAAGTCAAGGCCGGTCAAGGGGTTACGCTCCAGCTCGGGTCCCTTTAACTTGGACTGTACAGCACACGTGCAGAGCAGCAGAGGAGAAGCTACATGGCGCAGCAGGACTTCGACGTACGCCAGGCGGTGTCCGGATGGGTGCGGGGTCGACGCGGCTATATGGGCGGTGCCCTGACCGCACTCGTTCTCGTCGTGTTCGCGGTCGCGCGCTTTGCGCCGCCCGCGGATGTCGCGGTAGCGGAAGCGCCGGCACCGGCTGCTGAGCCAGCCGAGCAGGCGTCCGTCGACAACGCGGCTGCGGTGGCGGATTCTGTGGCGGCCGCAGCCGAGCTGGCTGGGGCGGAGGCGGAGATCGTGCTGGCGAACGCGACGAGCGAGCAGATGTTCGGCTTCGCCTCGATCACGGACGGTGTGCCGCGCGTGAAGCGACCGGACGTGATCAGAGGCCTGTATCTGAACGCCTACGCCGCGGGCTCGCAGCGCAAGCTCGACCGGCTGATCGGCATTGCGAACCAGACGGAGATCAATGCGTTCGTGATCGACGTGAAGGAAGGCGGCGAGATCAGCTACAACTCACGTGTTCCGCTCGCGCGCGCGATCGGCGCGGATCGCGCCTACATCACCGACATCCGTGGCGTGCTGCGCAAGCTGCGGGAGAACGGGATCTATCCGATCGCGCGCATCGTGGTCTTCAAGGACGGCCCGCTCTCAAAGGCGCGGCCGGACTGGGCGGTTCAGCACGTGGATGGCGGTGACTGGCTGGACGCCGACGGGTACCGCTGGGTGGACTCGTACAACCGCCACGTGTGGGACTACAACATCGCCATCGCACGCGAGGCGCTCGAGCTGGGATTCTCGGAAGTGCAGTGGGACTACGTGCGCTTCCCCGACGTGCCGCAGTCGCTGATGCGGGAGGGTCACTGGCCGGCCGCGGAAGGTCGCAGCAAGGCCGACGGCATCCGCGACTTCATCGTGTATTCGCAGGAGAAGCTCGGCTCCTACAATGTGCCGATCACGGCCGATGTCTTCGGCCTGACGACGTCAGCCGGTACGGACATGGGCATCGGTCAGCTGTGGGAGAAGCTGGCCGACGTGACGGACGCGCTGCTGCCGATGGTGTACCCGTCGCACTACCAGCGCGGTTCGTACGGCATAGCTCATCCGAACGCGAGC is part of the Longimicrobiales bacterium genome and encodes:
- a CDS encoding M67 family metallopeptidase encodes the protein MGGYSVTIAPRILAGLRREAGATAPMECCGALIGVVGGREIEIRTLIPVPNTAPDHSSFFIDAPTVLRLERQAVCAGVQVVGFYHSHPLTSAEPSSRDLELAVPGYVYVIIDVPRGSIRCWRLRDDRSGFDELRVSLLAGAA
- a CDS encoding putative glycoside hydrolase, with protein sequence MAQQDFDVRQAVSGWVRGRRGYMGGALTALVLVVFAVARFAPPADVAVAEAPAPAAEPAEQASVDNAAAVADSVAAAAELAGAEAEIVLANATSEQMFGFASITDGVPRVKRPDVIRGLYLNAYAAGSQRKLDRLIGIANQTEINAFVIDVKEGGEISYNSRVPLARAIGADRAYITDIRGVLRKLRENGIYPIARIVVFKDGPLSKARPDWAVQHVDGGDWLDADGYRWVDSYNRHVWDYNIAIAREALELGFSEVQWDYVRFPDVPQSLMREGHWPAAEGRSKADGIRDFIVYSQEKLGSYNVPITADVFGLTTSAGTDMGIGQLWEKLADVTDALLPMVYPSHYQRGSYGIAHPNASPYETVKTALEHGVRRSARMEGSKARIVAWLQDFTLGAPRYDASYVRAQIDAVYDAGLKDWVLWHPGSNYTVEALASANGNVPRLPRPNGETVIEAEPKPSGPLGTPIRH
- the moeB gene encoding molybdopterin-synthase adenylyltransferase MoeB: MSAVVQLPTALREYTAGASRIEIDAPDVGAALSRLSEQHPLLRRHLYTDSGQLRGYVRVYLNESDLDELEHGARTPLSAGDVILIVPSIAGGEGPPAPGEPFSRDEMSRYARHFSLPDVGREGQEKLRAARVAIVGAGGLGSPISLYLAAAGVGRIGIIDFDVVDLSNLQRQVLYATGDVGRRKVDVAAARLRAMNPNVDVVTFDVRLTRANALEILSDFDVVIDGTDNFPTRYLVNDACVLLGKPYVYGSILRFEGQVSVFTGRTAPCYRCLFREPPPPGLVPSCAEGGVLGVLPGIIGSLQALEAIKLIIGTGSTLIGRLALFDALTFQWRELRLRRNPDCPVCGDHPTVTALIDYDEFCAPGEQDMDQPQAPNVIQTITPIELKQRLDAGEKIAIIDVREEFEWDIANLGQFGARLIPLDQILDRRTEIDPDEDAVVLCRSGSRSAGAIRQLRAHGYDRLMNLKGGIRRWAEEIDPGMPTY
- a CDS encoding glycosyltransferase N-terminal domain-containing protein; translated protein: MHSLHAWATAHRDADRPLLWLHAPSVGEALMAQAILSAARAARPDLQSIFTYFSPSAERIAPRVGADWHGYLPWDRTSDVHAALDAARPHCVAFVRTEIWPVLVREAAARQVSVLMVNGVMSPDSSRLGRGARMLLGEAYRRLDAVGVVSAEDAACFALLGIDRTRLVITGDARFDQVWQRVQQIDRSRPLLLPFRAHGGPWLVCGSTWTADEDHLIAAMKDSPAWRAIIAPHEPTPEHVDRLEHRLTQAGLKHVRLAADSGGAAAIANDVDVVVVDRVGVLADLYAIADVAYVGGGFGTAGLHSVVEPAALAVPVVYGPRHGNAREAERLRQAGGGFVAGDGALLGSVLRRLFADPEVRAHAGAAAQRFVERDRGGAQASARLILDRL